A genomic segment from Oncorhynchus clarkii lewisi isolate Uvic-CL-2024 chromosome 12, UVic_Ocla_1.0, whole genome shotgun sequence encodes:
- the LOC139421325 gene encoding PRKCA-binding protein-like, protein MFTDMDYELEEDKLGIPTVPGTISLKKDARNLIGISIGGGAQYCPCLYIVQVFDNTPAALEGTLAAGDEITGVNGKPVKGKTKVEVAKMIQAVQGEATIHYNKLQADPKQGKSLDIVLKKVKHRLVENMSSGTADALGLSRAILCNDGLVKRLEELEKTAELYKGLMEHTKRLLRAFFELSQTHRAFGDVFSVIGVREPQAAASEAFVKFAEAHRNMEKYGIQLLKTIKPMLHDLNTYLHKAIPDTKLTIRKYLDVKFEYLSYCLKVKEMDDEEYSCIAMGEPMYRVGTGNYEYRLVLRCRQEARARFAKMRKDVLEKIELLDQKHVQDIVFQLQRFVSGMSRYYDECYAVLKDADVFPIEVDLSRTMINYGSQSRSFTEEEEEEGGGGSEEQDGGAGKQAENGAEKLIDDY, encoded by the exons ATGTTCACAGACATGGACTATGAGTTGGAGGAGGACAAACT GGGGATCCCTACAGTCCCTGGGACTATATCCCTGAAGAAGGATGCTCGGAACCTGATAGGGATCAGCATCGGGGGTGGGGCGCAGTACTGTCCCTGTCTCTACATTGTACAG GTCTTTGACAACACCCCTGCTGCTCTGGAGGGGACACTGGCGGCTGGCGATGAGATCACAGGAGTGAACGGCAAACCTGTGAAGGGCAAGACAAAGGTGGAGGTGGCAAAGATGATTCAGGCTGTCCAG GGAGAAGCAACAATCCACTACAACAAGCTGCAGGCTGACCCCAAACAGGGGAAGTCGCTGGACATAG TGCTGAAGAAGGTGAAGCACCGCCTGGTGGAGAACATGAGCTCTGGTACAGCCGACGCTCTGGGGCTCAGCAGAGCCATACTCTGCAATG ATGGTCTGGTGAAGAGACTGGAGGAGTTGGAGAAAACAGCAGAGCTGTACAAAg GCCTGATGGAGCACACGAAAAGACTGCTCAGAGCCTTCTTTGAactctctcagacacacagag CGTTTGGGGATGTGTTCTCTGTGATCGGGGTACGGGAGCCTCAGGCTGCAGCCAGTGAGGCCTTTGTGAAGTTTGCTGAGGCCCATCGCAACATGGAGAAGTACGGTATCCAGCTGCTAAAGACCATCAAACCT ATGCTCCATGACCTGAACACCTACCTTCATAAGGCTATACCAGACACCAAGCTCACCATCCGCAAATACCTGGATGTCAAATTTGAGTACTTG TCTTACTGTCTGAAAGTGAAGGAGATGGACGATGAAGAGTACAGCTGCATT GCGATGGGAGAGCCCATGTATCGCGTCGGCACCGGGAACTACGAGTACCGGCTTGTGCTGCGGTGTCGACAGGAGGCCCGTGCTCGGTTCGCCAAGATGAGAAAGGATGTGCTGGAGAAGATTGAGCTACTGGACCAGAAACATG TCCAGGACATCGTGTTCCAGCTGCAGCGTTTTGTGTCAGGCATGTCGCGCTACTACGACGAGTGCTACGCCGTGCTGAAGGATGCTGACGTTTTCCCCATCGAGGTGGACCTCTCCCGCACAATGATCAACTACGGCAGCCAGTCACGCTCCTTcacagaagaagaggaagaggagggggggggaggaaGTGAAGAACAGGATGGGGGTGCTGGCAAGCAGGCTGAGAACGGTGCTGAAAAACTGATTGATGATTATTGA